A window of the Citrus sinensis cultivar Valencia sweet orange chromosome 9, DVS_A1.0, whole genome shotgun sequence genome harbors these coding sequences:
- the LOC102606639 gene encoding uncharacterized protein LOC102606639: MCFGTKTCMLCICLIAVVILIGLLFGFGVFKKAFHKVKDNIHACDPAANASLCGTATGRPFLYVPPPSPF, translated from the coding sequence atGTGTTTCGGAACGAAGACGTGCATGTTGTGCATTTGTTTGATCGCAGTGGTGATTCTGATCGGATTGCTATTCGGATTCGGAGTATTCAAGAAGGCGTTTCACAAGGTTAAGGATAACATTCATGCTTGCGATCCTGCTGCTAACGCCTCTCTCTGTGGAACCGCAACTGGAAGGCCGTTTCTCTACGTTCCTCCTCCCAGTCCTTTTTAG
- the LOC102631233 gene encoding enhancer of mRNA-decapping protein 4-like, producing MSSQSQSQSPNQNQKQFDMRNWFPPYPPPSSSAAGDNFFPYPPPPPPPPPEPHANMHPHPYPHGPHRLLPYTPLPTTTVVSPNAGPQILALLNNNKSKHVGSTAPIYGKRVFGDYVAYDVDAVEEGREPTQQLEVNPITKYGSDPELLIGRQIAVNKHYVCYGLKGGNVRVLNLNTATRSLLRGHTKRVSDMAFYADDVHLLASVSVDGRVYVWKICEGPDEQDKLQITGNAIIAINLLRGEGEGDYVHPRVCWHCSRQDVLIVGIGKYVLRIDSAKVSMGEGFSAEAPLQCSVDGLIDGVQLVGRHDGEVTDLSMCQSTTTRLVSASTDGLIKIWEDSKVAPLIILKPHGGQPVNSAQYLTAPNQAGHIILVTAGPLNREVKLWASASEEGWSLPTHAESWKCTQTLDLKSSAKPRVEEAFFNQVVVLSQAGLLLFANAKKNAIYSVHLGYGNNSSATRIDYIAEFTVTMPVLSFTGTIDPPSEHIIKLYCVQTQAIQQYSLNLFQCLPPPAESGGLERPDSSVSNDANGSRLSEFLFPSSTSKPSFSETTGAVRYPQLSTSHEATTSQENLTSKTESQPLSLARTTSDTNVVCVASPPLPLSPSFSRKHSGSINPPNSSELGSLLNEPGGSQPIIDSSFDGKTDTTQVLSHVPSLDSDANNDKINIAPNDISRALNPSMFKHPTHLITPSEILMSASSSETTNIIGGKNEEEVVVNSDAGNAEVEVKVLDETRFTHDEFGSRGESQNLVSENREKYLRYQATDPRIGMVAKCAGTSAETCVAEEAQEVDGAGIMETLAQPPCNDEAEVEDSTQDLDGGVSDSTMTTTFAQTGASSAKGKKQKEKKYQASSQCSPSSTVLNLANLSNEPAGSSSLPSAPAAFSQVIAMQDILNQLMTMQKELQKQMSNLVTLPVTKEGRRLEASLGRGIEKAVKASTDALWARFHEENARNEKLLRDRTQQITGLITNLINKDLTASLEKLVKKELAAVGPAIVRTISPSIEKTITSAIVESFQRGVGDKAVNQLERSVNSRLEATVGRQIQAQFQTSGKHALQDALKSSVEASVIPAFEKSCKAMFEQVDATFQKGMVEHTTATLQHFESTHSPLALALRESVNSVSSMAQTLSGEFVDGQRKLFDLAGVRNNTSAFNPSVPLSNGPLLGLHEKVEATMDPTKELSRLVSDRKYEEAFTTALQRSDVSIVSWLCSQVDMHGLLSMVPLPLSQGVLLSLLQQLACDINKDTARKLAWLTDVAAAINPADPMIAVHARPIFEQVYQRLHHQRSSPTISGAELSSIRLLIHVINSMLMTFK from the exons ATGTCATCTCAGTCTCAATCTCAATCaccaaatcaaaatcaaaagcaatTCGACATGCGTAATTGGTTCCCTCCGTATCCCCCTCCGTCCTCCTCCGCCGCCGGCGACAACTTCTTCCCGTACCCGCCACCGCCACCGCCACCTCCTCCAGAGCCTCACGCTAACATGCACCCCCACCCTTACCCCCATGGGCCCCATCGCCTACTCCCTTACACTCCACTGCCCACCACTACCGTTGTTTCCCCCAACGCCGGCCCCCAAATTCTCGCTCtcctcaacaacaacaaaagcaaGCATGTGGGGTCCACAGCGCCGATTTACGGGAAGCGGGTTTTCGGCGATTACGTGGCTTATGACGTGGACGCGGTGGAAGAAGGGAGAGAACCGACGCAGCAACTGGAAGTGAATCCGATTACCAAATACGGTTCGGATCCTGAGCTTCTTATTGGCAGGCAGATTGCTGTTAATAAGCATTACGTTTGTTATGGACTTAAAGGCGGTAATGTTAGGGTTTTGAATCTCAACACCGCTACTCGCTCCTTGCTTCGCGGCCACACTAAG AGAGTGTCAGACATGGCTTTCTATGCGGATGATGTTCACCTGTTGGCTAGTGTGAGTGTGGATGGGCGGGTTTATGTGTGGAAGATATGTGAAGGTCCAGACGAACAAGATAAGCTGCAAATTACTGGAAATGCTATTATTGCTATTAATCTTTTGAGAGGAGAAGGAGAGGGAGACTATGTGCACCCACGAGTTTGTTGGCATTGTAGTAGACAA GATGTTTTGATTGTGGGAATTGGAAAATATGTTTTAAGAATTGATTCTGCTAAAGTTAGCATGGGTGAAGGATTTTCAGCTGAGGCACCTCTCCAATGTTCTGTTGATGGGTTGATTGATGGGGTTCAGTTAGTTGGTAGACATGATGGAGAAGTCACTGATTTGTCCATGTGTCAATCGACAACCACCCGTTTGGTTTCTGCATCTACTGATGGCCTG ATAAAGATTTGGGAAGATAGCAAGGTGGCGCCACTTATTATATTGAAACCGCATGGTGGCCAACCTGTGAATTCAGCTCAGTACTTGACAGCTCCCAACCAGGCGGGTCATATCATTCTTGTTACAGCG GGACCTTTAAACCGGGAGGTGAAACTTTGGGCCTCAGCAAGTGAAGAAGGATGGTCGCTTCCTACTCATGCTGAATCATGGAAGTGTACTCAGACATTGGATTTGAAGAGTTCAGCTAAACCTCGAGTTGAGGAGGCTTTCTTTAACCAAGTCGTGGTGTTGTCTCAAGCTGGCCTTCTCTTATTTGCAAATGCTAAGAAGAATGCAATATACTCTGTCCATTTAGGTTATGGTAATAATTCTTCAGCAACCCGCATTGATTACATAGCAGAGTTTACAGTGACCATGCCTGTTTTGAGTTTTACTGGGACAATTGATCCTCCTAGTGAGCATATTATTAAGCTCTATTGCGTGCAGACACAGGCTATTCAGCAGTATTCTCTGAACTTGTTCCAGTGCCTTCCACCTCCAGCAGAGAGTGGGGGCTTGGAGAGGCCAGATTCCAGTGTTTCAAATGATGCAAATGGAAGTAGACTTagtgaatttctttttcctagTTCTACATCCAAACCAAGTTTCTCTGAGACGACTGGGGCTGTGAGGTATCCCCAACTGTCTACGTCTCATGAGGCTACCACTTCGCAAGAAAACCTGACATCTAAAACGGAATCTCAACCTCTCTCTCTTGCACGGACAACTAGTGATACTAATGTTGTTTGTGTCGCATCACCGCCTCTTCCGCTCAGTCCAAGTTTTTCTAGGAAACATTCTGGTTCTATAAATCCACCAAATAGCTCTGAGCTAGGCTCCTTACTCAATGAACCTGGAGGAAGCCAGCCAATTATTGACTCTTCATTTGACGGTAAAACAGACACCACTCAGGTGTTATCTCATGTGCCTTCCTTGGACAGTGATGCAAATAACGACAAGATAAACATTGCGCCTAATGATATATCTAGGGCACTCAATCCTTCTATGTTCAAACATCCAACTCATCTGATAACGCCTTCAGAGATCCTAATGTCTGCTTCATCTTCTGAAACAACTAATATTATTGGAGGCAAGAATGAGGAAGAGGTGGTTGTCAATAGTGATGCAGGCAATGCTGAGGTGGAGGTTAAAGTATTGGATGAAACAAGATTTACTCACGATGAATTTGGTTCCCGGGGAGAATCTCAAAACCTTGTTTCAGAAAATAGGGAAAAATACTTACGCTACCAGGCTACGGATCCTAGGATTGGGATGGTGGCAAAATGTGCTGGAACATCAGCAGAAACTTGTGTTGCAGAGGAAGCTCAGGAAGTTGATGGTGCTGGCATAATGGAGACACTTGCACAACCACCTTGTAATGATGAGGCAGAAGTCGAGGACTCTACACAAGATTTGGATGGAGGTGTTTCAGACTCAACTATGACCACCACATTTGCACAAACAGGCGCATCAAGTGCAAAGGGGAAAAAGCAGAAGGAGAAAAAATATCAAGCATCAAGTCAATGTTCTCCATCGTCAACTGTTTTGAACTTGGCCAATTTGTCCAATGAACCTGCTGGGAGTTCAAGTCTCCCCTCTGCACCAGCTGCTTTTTCTCAAGTTATTGCTATGCAGGATATACTTAATCAG CTAATGACCATGCAAAAGGAATTGCAGAAGCAGATGTCAAACTTAGTTACCCTCCCTGTTACCAAAGAAGGTAGAAGACTGGAGGCATCTTTAGGGCGGGGTATTGAGAAAGCTGTGAAAGCCAGTACTGATGCCTTGTGGGCTCGTTTTCATGAGGAGAATGCaagaaatgagaaattgtTGCGAGACCGCACACAGCAGATAACAGGTTTGATCACTAACCTAATCAACAAGGACTTGACAGCCTCATTAGAGAAACTGGTGAAGAAGGAGCTGGCTGCAGTTGGGCCCGCTATTGTCCGCACAATTTCTCCAAGTATCGAGAAAACTATAACTTCAGCTATTGTAGAGTCCTTCCAG AGAGGAGTGGGTGACAAGGCAGTGAATCAGCTGGAGAGGTCTGTTAATTCAAGACTTGAAGCTACTGTTGGTAGGCAAATCCAAGCACAATTTCAAACTTCTGGCAAGCATGCTCTCCAG GATGCTCTGAAGTCTAGTGTAGAAGCTTCAGTGATCCCTGCCTTTGAGAAGTCATGCAAAGCTATGTTTGAGCAAGTTGATGCTACATTTCAGAAAGGAATGGTTGAACATACAACTGCTACTCTGCAGCATTTTGAGTCCACACATTCTCCACTGGCACTTGCTTTAAGG GAATCTGTCAATTCTGTGTCATCAATGGCTCAAACCTTAAGTGGAGAATTTGTCGATGGTCAGCGAAAACTGTTCGATCTTGCTGGTGTAAGAAATAACACAAGTGCTTTCAATCCTTCAGTTCCACTGAGCAATGGACCTTTGCTTGGTCTACATGAGAAG GTTGAGGCAACTATGGATCCAACAAAAGAGCTCTCAAGATTGGTATCTGATCGGAAATATGAGGAAGCTTTCACTACTGCCCTGCAAAGAAGTGATGTGTCTATAGTGTCTTGGTTATGTTCACAg GTTGATATGCACGGGCTTCTGTCCATGGTTCCTCTCCCTTTGAGCCAAGGAGTATTACTCTCGCTTCTGCAACAATTGGCTTGTGACATTAACAAGGACACAGCCCGGAAACTTGCGTGGCTAACAGATGTGGCCGCTGCAATAAATCCAGCAGACCCCATGATTGCGGTGCATGCCCGGCCCATCTTTGAGCAAGTTTATCAGAGACTGCACCATCAACGGAGCTCACCAACAATCAGTGGTGCCGAACTTTCAAGTATCCGTCTTCTCATACATGTCATCAACTCCATGCTGATGACGTTCAAGTGA
- the LOC102630941 gene encoding chaperone protein dnaJ 11, chloroplastic, with the protein MNGALNMLGMNALHFSPHPRTGFLDNGAVSGKNKRSPRAVSVEMPVTAPGTGGSLYEVLRVEPTATISEIKTAYRSLAKVYHPDLSGNGRDFIEIHNAYETLSDPTARAVYDMSLVGRRTTRTASFGCSGRSGFHPTRRWETDQCW; encoded by the coding sequence ATGAACGGAGCCCTTAACATGCTCGGAATGAACGCCCTTCATTTTTCGCCGCATCCCAGAACTGGGTTTCTCGATAACGGCGCCGTTTCGGGAAAGAACAAGCGGAGTCCCCGTGCGGTTtcagtggagatgccggtgacggCGCCGGGGACGGGAGGGAGCTTGTACGAGGTCCTGAGGGTGGAGCCAACGGCGACGATTTCCGAGATTAAGACGGCGTATCGGAGTTTGGCGAAGGTTTATCATCCCGATTTGTCGGGTAACGGCCGGGATTTCATCGAGATCCACAACGCTTACGAGACGCTGTCGGATCCAACGGCCAGGGCTGTTTATGATATGTCTTTGGTGGGTAGGAGGACGACGAGAACGGCGTCGTTTGGGTGTTCGGGTCGGTCCGGGTTTCACCCGACCCGGAGATGGGAAACTGACCAGTGTTGGTAG
- the LOC102630645 gene encoding probable galactinol--sucrose galactosyltransferase 1 — MTVGAGISVSDGNLMVKGSCVLANVKENIVVTPAAGGALVDGAFIGVTSDQLGSRRVFPVGKLEGLRFMCVFRFKMWWMTQRMGNCGQDVPFETQFLVVEAREGSHFDEGSQYGEEQSALYTVFLPILEGDFRAVLQGNEQNELEICLESGDPDVDEFEGSHLVFVAAGSDPFDVITNAVKTVERHLLTFSHRERKKMPDMLNWFGWCTWDAFYTDVTGEGVKQGLESFEKGGIPPKFIIIDDGWQSVGMDPSGFEFRADNTANFANRLTHIKENHKFQKNGKEGQREEDPALGLRHIVTEIKEKHDLKYVYVWHAITGYWGGVRPGVTGMEHYESKMQYPVSSPGVQSNEPCDAFDSIAKNGLGLVNPEKVFHFYDELHSYLASAGIDGVKVDVQNILETLGAGHGGRVKLSRKYHQALEASIARNFRNNDIICCMSHNTDGLYSAKRSAVIRASDDFWPRDPASHTIHIASVAYNTIFLGEFMQPDWDMFHSLHPMAEYHGAARAVGGCAIYVSDKPGQHDFNLLRKLVLPDGSILRAKLPGRPTRDCLFSDPARDGKSLLKIWNLNDFTGVVGVFNCQGAGWCRVGKKNLIHDEQPGTTTGFIRAKDVDYLPRVAGDEWTGDAIAYSHLGGEVAYLPKNATLPITLKSREYEVYTVVPVKELSSGTRFAPIGLVKMFNSGGAIKELRYESEGTATVDMKVRGCGEFGAYSSARPRRIAVDSEEVQFGYEEESGLVTLTLRVPKEELYLWNISFEL, encoded by the exons ATGACGGTTGGTGCTGGGATTAGTGTGAGTGATGGGAACTTGATGGTGAAGGGGAGCTGCGTGTTGGCGAATGTTAAAGAGAACATAGTGGTGACGCCGGCGGCCGGCGGCGCATTGGTCGATGGAGCTTTTATTGGTGTTACTTCCGATCAGCTGGGCAGTCGCCGAGTCTTTCCTGTTGGCAAACTTGA GGGATTGAGATTCATGTGTGTGTTTCGTTTCAAAATGTGGTGGATGACACAGAGAATGGGAAATTGTGGCCAAGATGTTCCCTTTGAGACTCAATTCTTGGTTGTTGAAGCACGGGAAGGATCTCATTTTGATGAGGGTAGTCAATATGGAGAGGAACAATCTGCATTGTATACCGTGTTCTTGCCAATTCTTGAAGGAGATTTCAGGGCTGTTCTTCAGGGGAATGAACAAAATGAGCTGGAGATATGTTTGGAGAGcg GTGATCCTGATGTTGATGAATTTGAAGGGAGTCATTTGGTTTTTGTGGCAGCTGGATCTGATCCTTTTGATGTAATCACTAATGCAGTAAA AACTGTTGAGAGACATCTGCTGACTTTTTCCCATCGCGAGAGAAAGAAG ATGCCAGACATGTTGAACTGGTTTGGCTGGTGTACATGGGATGCTTTCTACACTGATGTCACAGGAGAGGGTGTGAAGCAAGGATTAGAGAG CTTCGAGAAAGGCGGAATTCCTCCAAAGTTTATTATAATTGATGATGGCTGGCAATCAGTAGGTATGGATCCCAGTGGTTTTGAATTCAGAGCTGATAACACGGCCAA CTTTGCAAACAGGTTGACACATATCAAAGAGAATCACAAGTTtcagaaaaatggaaaagaggGTCAAAGAGAAGAGGACCCAGCTTTAGGACTTCGTCACATTGTCacagagataaaagaaaaacatgatCTGaagtatgtatatgtatggcATGCAATAACAGGCTACTGGGGGGGTGTTCGACCTGGAGTTACTGGAATGGAACACTATGAATCGAAGATGCAATACCCTGTTTCATCACCTGGGGTTCAGTCTAATGAGCCTTGCGATGCTTTCGACAGCATTGCAAAGAATGGACTTGGGCTTGTAAATCCAGAGAAAGTGTTCCATTTCTACGATGAGCTTCACTCATACCTTGCATCAGCTGGTATTGATGGTGTCAAAGTTGATGTCCAGAACATACTTGAAACTCTTGGGGCAGGCCATGGTGGAAGAGTGAAACTTTCTAGAAAGTACCATCAGGCATTAGAAGCCTCTATTGCTAGAAACTTCCGCAACAATGATATTATTTGTTGTATGAGTCACAACACAGATGGTTTGTACAG TGCAAAGAGATCAGCTGTTATAAGGGCCTCAGATGATTTCTGGCCAAGAGATCCAGCATCACACACAATTCACATTGCATCAGTTGCATACAACACCATTTTCCTTGGTGAATTTATGCAGCCAGATTGGGATATGTTTCAT AGTCTACACCCAATGGCTGAATACCATGGAGCTGCTCGTGCAGTGGGAGGATGTGCCATTTATGTCAG TGACAAGCCAGGACAACATGACTTTAACCTACTGAGGAAGCTTGTACTTCCTGATGGTTCCATACTGAGAGCCAAACTTCCTGGAAGGCCAACAAGAGATTGCTTGTTCTCTGATCCTGCTAGAGATGGAAAAAG TCTTTTAAAGATATGGAATCTGAATGATTTCACTGGAGTCGTGGGGGTCTTTAACTGCCAGGGAGCTGGGTGGTGCAGAGTTGGAAAGAAGAACCTTATTCATGATGAACAACCTGGCACAACAACTGGGTTTATtagggcaaaagatgttgatTATCTGCCAAGAGTTGCTGGTGATGAATGGACTGGTGATGCTATCGCATATTCTCATCTTGGTG GAGAGGTAGCTTATCTTCCAAAGAATGCAACTCTGCCAATAACACTGAAGTCGAGAGAATATGAAGTTTATACTGTAGTGCCTGTGAAGGAGTTGTCCAGTGGGACTAGATTTGCTCCCATTGGTCTTGTCAAGATGTTCAATTCTGGAGGAGCTATTAAAGAGTTGAGATATGAATCTGAGGGGACTGCAACTGTCGACATGAAAGTCCGTGGATGTGGCGAATTTGGAGCATATTCATCAGCTCGACCCAGGAGAATAGCAGTTGATTCAGAGGAAGTGCAGTTTGGATATGAAGAAGAATCTGGTTTGGTGACTCTCACTTTGAGAGTTCCAAAGGAAGAATTGTACCTTTGGAACATATCATTTGAGCTGTAA
- the LOC102630339 gene encoding cytochrome c oxidase assembly protein COX15, with protein MFQSRVISLILKRNKASLNSILANFKETTSFRASSSSLSSSSSTVARSSLYGFRSLYKGNYMPSWRNMSTAAAVGMENKEGLKLLVTGGPRAQKAVGIWLFGSAAWVFSMVILGGITRLTRSGLSMTDWKFTGSLPPLSDEEWLQEFEKYKQSPEYKRVNKGMSLEDFKFIYWMEYAHRMWGRGLGIIFALPFSYFLRKGYITLRLGLKLSALFALGAGQGLIGWWMVKSGLEEPPSEYAQPRVSPYRLTAHLTSAFVIYTGLFWTALSVVMPEPPAESVAWVRGAAKVKKLALPVSFIVGITAVSGAFVAGNDAGHAYNTFPKMGDTWIPDDIFNMKPLIRNFFENTSMVQLDHRILATTTLLSIGALWWSTRKLDIHPAIRSLIGSTVGMAALQVTLGISTLLSYVPVSLGTAHQAGALTLLTLMILLNHTTRKPSVSLLKSLPQVAKTTF; from the exons ATGTTTCAAAGCAGAGTGATTTCTTTGATCCTAAAGAGAAATAAAGCTTCTCTGAACTCCATTTTAGCCAACTTCAAAGAAACGACTTCGTTTAGAGcttcctcttcttcattatcttcatcttcatctacAGTTGCAAGGAGCTCCCTTTATGGCTTCAGATCCCTCTATAAG GGTAATTATATGCCATCTTGGAGGAATATGTCCACTGCAGCAGCTGTCGGCATGGAAAATAAAGAGGGATTGAAGTTATTGGTAACTGGTGGACCTCGTGCTCAGAAAGCGGTGGGAATATGGCTTTTTGGATCGGCTGCATGGGTCTTTAGTATGGTGATACTTGGTGGTATTACTCGGCTAACTCGATCTGGTCTTTCAATGACGGACTGGAAATTCACTGGCAGCCTCCCTCCCCTATCTGATGAGGAGTGGTTGCAGGAGTTTGAGAAATACAAGCAGTCACCTGAATATAAGCG TGTAAACAAAGGGATGAGTCTTGaagatttcaaatttatttattggatgGAATATGCACATCGTATGTGGGGAAGGGGATTGGGTATCATTTTTGCTCTACCATTTTCGTACTTTCTTCGTAAGGGATATATTACCTTACGGCTTGGACTGAAACTCTCTGCTCTTTTTGCCCTTGGTGCTGGTCAGGGTCTAATTGGCTGGTGGATGGTTAAAAGTGGTTTAGAG GAGCCACCCTCTGAATATGCTCAGCCCAGAGTAAGCCCCTACCGTCTAACAGCTCATCTGACTTCTGCATTTGTCATCTACACTGGCCTCTTTTGGACTGCTCTTTCGGTTGTCATGCCTGAACCACCTGCTGAATCTGTTGCTTGGGTTCGTGGAGCAGCAAAAGTGAAAAAACTTGCCCTTCCTGTAAGCTTCATTGTAGGCATTACTGCTGTCTCAGGGGCATTTGTCGCTGGTAATGATGCG GGGCATGCATATAATACTTTTCCAAAGATGGGGGATACATGGATTCCTGATGACATATTTAATATGAAGCCACTAATTCGCAACTTCTTTGAGAATACATCAATGGTGCAG CTTGACCACCGTATCCTTGCAACTACTACCTTATTATCAATTGGTGCTCTATGGTGGTCAACAAGAAAGTTAGACATACATCCTGCAATTCGATCTTTGATTGGAAGCACGGTCGGCATGGCTGCACTTCAG GTCACCTTGGGGATTTCAACACTTCTCTCGTATGTGCCTGTGTCACTTGGCACCGCACATCAGGCCGGGGCGTTGACTCTTCTGACTCTCATGATCTTATTAAATCACACAACCCGGAAGCCTTCGGTGTCTCTTCTAAAATCACTACCACAAGTCGCAAAAACAACTTTTTAA